The Streptomyces sp. HUAS MG91 sequence GCGACGAGGTGGCCCCCGGGCTCGAGACTCCTCGTACCGTGCGCGAGGATGCGACCGCGGTCGGCGGAGCCGAAGTAGTACAGCAGTTCCGAGAGGACCACGAGATCGAACGAGCCCTCGGGCCACTCATCGGGGACGACCATCTGCCGTACGGTGACGTTCTCGAGGCCGGCCGTGTTCCGGCGGGCTCGCTCGACGGCCCGGTCGACACGGTCGGTGGCGAGCAGGCGTCGGCACCGGTCGGCGAGGAGTTCGGTGAGGGCACCGACGGAGCACCCCGGTTCGAAGGCGCGACGGTAGAGCGGGCGGGGCAGCGCCGCGGCGGTCAGACGGTACTTGCGCTGGTCGTACCAGCGTTCGGCCAGATGCCACGGGTCGTCGGTGTCCGCGTACTGGTCGTCGAAGTAGCCGGCCGGGGTGTTCAAAGGATCACCGTCTCGAAGTTCCGGGTGTGGTGGGCGATCTCCTGCGGGGGCAGGACGGGCGGAAGGTGGTCGCCTCGTGGTTCGAGCTGGCTGGTGAACCGGGCGAGCGCGGCCTTCTTGCGGTCGAGGGCGCGCGGCGACAGCGGCAGAACGGCTGCGCGGTGCCAGGGCACGCGCGGATCCTGGGGATGTGCCCAGTGCCACATCCACACCGGGTACGACCAGAGGGTGACGCCGGAGCGACGCGCGGCGCTCCGGGCGGCGCGTCCGGCTGCTTCGTGGTCGCTGTGCAGGTCGTTGCTCCAGGGCGCGACAAGGAGTGCGGCGCCGGCGTCGTCCAGCAGCGCGCCGATGTGCCGCGCCGCCTCGTCCTCGCAGCGATCGAGGGCGGTGTCGGGGAGTCCGGCGTGCGCGGGCGCGCTGTGGGCACCCAACTCCGCCAGCGCGGCGCGCAGTTCGCCGCGACGACGGTCCTTGAGAGCGCTGGCGTCCCGTGGGCCGATGGCGCCGTGGGACGCCTCGCCGTCGGTGAGGCACAGCGTGTGCACGGGTGTTCCGACGCTGTGGAGTGCGGCGATCGTCCCGCCGAATCCGAGGACCTCGTCGTCCGGGTGCGCGGCCACGACGACGACCGGGCCCGCGGGGAGGCTCGCGTGGGGCAGGCGATCGGGCAGCCCGGCTGCCAGCCAGCGGGCTTCGTCGGTGCCCTCGGCGTCGATCGCCCGTGCGGCCGCCCGACGGTGGGCGGCGGGTGGCGCGGGCTTCATCGGGTGTGTCCTTCCGTGGCGCGGTCGCCGAGCGCGTGGCCGAGGGCGGCCAGGTCACCCTCGGCATGGTGCTGGCGCACGTAGACCGTGAGGTCCGCGGCCGTGCGTGCGTGTTCCTCGTCGCGGCACAGCGGACCGGCGCCGGTCGCGCGGCCCACACGGTCCAGGACGTCGGCGCAGGTCTGTGCGGCCACGGCGCGGACCCGCATGCTGCGCAGGGCTGCCTGCCGCGCCCGGTCGTGGGGGTCGGCGTCGATGTCGGCGGCGGCTTGCCGCAGGACGGTGTCCGCGGCGTGCAGGGCGATGTCGACGGCGCCGAGGTGGGCCGCGGCGTGCTCGTTCAGGCGGCCTTCACTGGCCCGCCGGTACAGGGTGTCGGCGACCGCGTGCGCCCCGCCGAGCCAGCACGCCGCGACACCGATGCCGCCGTGCTGGAAGCCCGGGCGTCGCAGGTAGTCCTCGGGGTCCCCCACCGGGCGGGCCACTGCCTGGTCGAAGGAGACGTCCAGACTGTCGCTGCCGGCCATCCCGAGCGCCGGCCAGGTTCCCTCGACCGCGCGGACGCCGTTCTGGTCCAGCGCCACGGCGAACAGCCGGTAGCCGTCGTCGGCCTCGGCGGTCACCAGGGCGTGCGTGCACACCCGGGCTCCGGAGCAGAAGGGTTTGACGCCGTCGAGCGTCCAGCCCTGCGCCGTGGGCGTGGCCCGGACGACCGGCTGCGGCGGCCGCGCCGCCCATACGCCCCAGCGTTGCGCGGCGGTGGGACGCGTGCCCTCGATCTCGTGCAGGACGGCCACCGCGTCCAGGTGTCCCTCGGCCAGGCGCGCCAGCGACAGGTCACGGCGCCCGAGCGCCGCCAGTGCTTCGAGGCGGCGCGGGGTGTCCACGCCGGGCAGCGGCACCTCCGCGGCGGACGTGGCGACGAAATCGGCGAAGAGCCGGGCGGCCCGCGCCGGTTCACCGCCTACCGCTTCCACGTCGTCGGTGGACAGCAGAGACATCTGCGACATCCTGAAGCTCCTGAAGGGTCGCCGGACGCCCCTGCGGCGCCGGGAGGCGGACACGGGTTCACAGACCGGCAGGCTCTTCCCTGCCGGTTTCCGGGGCGGGACGAAGGCCGGGTCCCACCTCTCGCACCAGCAGGGCATCCGCCGCCGCCAGCGCCTCGGCGACGGTGCGCGAGGCGGTCATGACGCACAGGGTGTAGGTGATGTCCTCGAGCGCGCGGGCGGTCCCGTCGTCGGGGCACTGCTCGTGCGCGAACCGCGCCACGGCATACCGCGCCAGCAGGGCGCGCACAGCGGAGGGCGACGGAGTGATCATGGATGCTCCAAGGAAACAGGCGACACCCCGAAAAGGTGTGGCAGCCGTACTCGTGAACGCCTGTTGTCCCAAGCGAGCACCCGAGTGCCCCCCACACCCATGGTCAAACAGAGAGGTCAGCCGCGCGACCCGGGCCGCGGCCACGAGGCCCGGGTGTGCAGGTGTTCCAGGGCGCTCAGGACGACGGCCCGCCGGTACCAGGAGAGCCACATCGCGAGCTCCCCGGCCAGCGATTCCAGTGCCGTCCTCCGGCCGTCGGGCAGCCGGTGCCCCGGCCGGCGGTGATGGACGGTGATCACACCCGCGCCGACACGGTCGTCGTGGAGGGCCGGCACGCCCAGCAGGGCGCGGCTTCCCGCGGCGAGCGCCGCCCGTCCCGCCGGTGACGTCCCGACGTTCAGATCGGTGGCGAGGTCCGCCACGTACACGGTCTGCGCCTTGGCGTGCACAAGGACGGGAAGGGACAGCGGATCCTTCACCTCGGCGACCTCGTTGCGGTACTCCGCCTCCAGTCCTGCGTGCCCCTCCAGGATCAGCGCTCTGCCCAACGCCGCGTACGGCAGATGCACTTCGACGGCGTCCGCGTCCGCCAGCGTGGCTGCCCGGGACACCACGGTCCGCAGGACCTGCTTGAAGTCGCCCGCGTCCAGGTCGCCGCCGGCGAGGAGGGCCAGCCGCGGGGCGGCGTTCGCGTCCCGTCCCGTCAGGCCCGGGAACCAGGCCCGGCCCGGTGCCGGCGGCCCGGCGGCGACCACTTCCGCGGAGAGGATCCGCACCGGCACGTTGTGGTGCTGGGAGGCCACGCGCAGCAGGTCGAACGCCGCGGACGGGGAGCGGAGTCCGTAGCGCTCGAGCACGATTCCCTGCGCCATGCCGATCACCTCTCTGCTGCGGGACTTGGCGGTCAACCCGAACACCTGCTGTTGCAGCTCGGCGAACCTGTCCTGCGTCAGTTCGGACCCGTGCGTTCCCGTCAGCGCCCGGGCCGCGGCGGCGGGCAGCTCCGGCAGGGCCGCGAGAGCCGCCTCCACGGTCTCGTACACCTGAGGCCTGGGCGCCGACGACGTGGCGAGCGCCGCCCGCGCCGCCGGGGGCGTCGCCACCAGCAGTACGGTGCGGCCGGCACCCGGACGCAGATGCGCCGCCAGGGCGCGTGAGGCCGCCGTGCCCATCAGCCGGGCCGCCGTCAGATCAAGCACCAGCCGTTCATCGGCGGGCGGCGCCGATCCGAGGAAGGGTTCCACCAGAGCCTCGACGCTCACCGCGTCGAAGTCTCCGGAGAGGCGCACGAGCCGCACGGGAACCGCCTTCACCCACCGGGCCGTCGCCTCCGGAACACGGGTCACGCCTCGACCTCACGGGGGTGCGTGTCCCGCCGCCGCGCGACCGTCCGTCCTGGCTCGGCACCCGGGTGCGCGACGAGGAGCGCTGTGTGTTGGTGCTGCGGGCTCATGCCTCTCCTTCACGAGCGCGGTGGCTCTCAGGGAAGTGGCGGACACACGCGGCGACATGACGCAGACACCATCGAACGGAACGGAGACCCGGGCACGGCGCTGCGCAGCCGGTGACGGTGTCAGCCTGCTGTCAACGAGCACCTGTTTTGCCCAAGCGCTGCGGTCATCGATCTTACGGGACCGCGACGACCGTCCGCTGTCCGGTTCCCGCACCTCGCGAGGGTCCGGGCAGCGCGCCGTCACGCACGGGAGGACGCCGTCGATCTGTACTCCGGGGCATCCGCCTGTTTCTGACGTACCGACGGACGACCGGGGAGGAGGCGAGCCCGTGCCTGTCGCCCGATGCTGCCTCGACGCGCTGGACCGCCCCGATCAAGCAGCACAGCGAGGACGTGCCGCGCCTGAGGCGTGTCAGGCTGGCCACACCATCAAGCCGCGCCCGCACCGAGGCTCCGGTCAGCCGGCGGGATGGGTGGTGGTGAGGTCGGACAGGCCCGAGACGGTCAGGACCGGATCCAGGAGGGGGTTGCTGATCAGTTCGAGGCGTTCGGCGTGCGGGAAGAGCACGCTCAGGCCTGCGCTGTCGAGGTACTCGACGGCTGTGAGGTCGAGCACGAGCGGGCCCGGCGTGCTGTCGAGCAGAGCGGCCAGGTCGGTCGTGTTGCTCATGTCGATCTCGCCGACGGCGGTCAGGACGACGATCCCGTCGGGTCGGCGGCTGGGTGTGAGCGTGAGGTGTGTGGCCATCAGACGATCCTCGTGTGCATGTCGACGGTGGTTCCGGTGGGTGCCGGGGTGACGGTGACGCGTTCCATCAGAGCGCGCATCAGGCCAAGGCCCCGGCCCCGATGGGTGTTCCGCTCGGGTTGGGGCGTCCTCCACCGTCCGGAGTCGGCGATCGTCAGGCGCAGGTCGCCGACGAGTGCCTCGGCCCGGAAGCGGATGGCGGCGCCGGGGGCGTCGCGGTGGCCGTGCTCGATCGCGTTGGCGCACGCCTCCCCTGCCGCCACGAGGATGTTCTGGACGGTGCCCGGCGGGAGCTCGCACTGGGCGAGCCAGTTGCGCAGAGCCTTGCGGACGGGCGCGAGCTGGGCGGACTCGGCGGGGAAGGAGATCTCCAGCGGCGCCGGGTGGCGATAGAGCAGCAGCGCGACATCGTCGTCGTAGCCGTTGGCGGGGGCGAGCCGGGACATGACCGAGGTGGCGAGGTCGTTGACGGCGATGTTCCGGCCGTCTTGGAGGGCCTCGCCGGCTTGGTCGATGCCGGCGCTGAGCGGGCGGCGCCGGCGTTCGACCAGGCCGTCGGTGTACAGGAGCAGAGTGGAGCGGGCGGGAAGGGTGCAGGTGCCCTCGGGGCGTGGGGTGCCGGGCCGGACCGCGAGGGGAATGGACCGGCCGTCCTCCAGGAGCTGGGTGGTGCCGTCCGCGCGGGCCAGGATGCCGGGTGGGTGGCCGGCGCTGGAGTAGATGAGCTGTCCTGTCTCGGTGTCGAGCACTCCGCAGAAGACGGTGGTGCACAGGGCGCGGGGGACGCCGGCGGCGAAGTGGTCGAGGGCCAT is a genomic window containing:
- a CDS encoding STAS domain-containing protein; its protein translation is MATHLTLTPSRRPDGIVVLTAVGEIDMSNTTDLAALLDSTPGPLVLDLTAVEYLDSAGLSVLFPHAERLELISNPLLDPVLTVSGLSDLTTTHPAG
- a CDS encoding acyl-CoA dehydrogenase family protein, coding for MSQMSLLSTDDVEAVGGEPARAARLFADFVATSAAEVPLPGVDTPRRLEALAALGRRDLSLARLAEGHLDAVAVLHEIEGTRPTAAQRWGVWAARPPQPVVRATPTAQGWTLDGVKPFCSGARVCTHALVTAEADDGYRLFAVALDQNGVRAVEGTWPALGMAGSDSLDVSFDQAVARPVGDPEDYLRRPGFQHGGIGVAACWLGGAHAVADTLYRRASEGRLNEHAAAHLGAVDIALHAADTVLRQAAADIDADPHDRARQAALRSMRVRAVAAQTCADVLDRVGRATGAGPLCRDEEHARTAADLTVYVRQHHAEGDLAALGHALGDRATEGHTR
- a CDS encoding class I SAM-dependent methyltransferase — its product is MNTPAGYFDDQYADTDDPWHLAERWYDQRKYRLTAAALPRPLYRRAFEPGCSVGALTELLADRCRRLLATDRVDRAVERARRNTAGLENVTVRQMVVPDEWPEGSFDLVVLSELLYYFGSADRGRILAHGTRSLEPGGHLVAVHWNHPVPEHTCTGRQIADELADSDDLGLLARYDDPDFTLTVHERRTHAGSILSPAQSEGLA
- a CDS encoding DUF5133 domain-containing protein, which encodes MITPSPSAVRALLARYAVARFAHEQCPDDGTARALEDITYTLCVMTASRTVAEALAAADALLVREVGPGLRPAPETGREEPAGL
- a CDS encoding ANTAR domain-containing protein — its product is MTRVPEATARWVKAVPVRLVRLSGDFDAVSVEALVEPFLGSAPPADERLVLDLTAARLMGTAASRALAAHLRPGAGRTVLLVATPPAARAALATSSAPRPQVYETVEAALAALPELPAAAARALTGTHGSELTQDRFAELQQQVFGLTAKSRSREVIGMAQGIVLERYGLRSPSAAFDLLRVASQHHNVPVRILSAEVVAAGPPAPGRAWFPGLTGRDANAAPRLALLAGGDLDAGDFKQVLRTVVSRAATLADADAVEVHLPYAALGRALILEGHAGLEAEYRNEVAEVKDPLSLPVLVHAKAQTVYVADLATDLNVGTSPAGRAALAAGSRALLGVPALHDDRVGAGVITVHHRRPGHRLPDGRRTALESLAGELAMWLSWYRRAVVLSALEHLHTRASWPRPGSRG
- a CDS encoding PIG-L family deacetylase — its product is MKPAPPAAHRRAAARAIDAEGTDEARWLAAGLPDRLPHASLPAGPVVVVAAHPDDEVLGFGGTIAALHSVGTPVHTLCLTDGEASHGAIGPRDASALKDRRRGELRAALAELGAHSAPAHAGLPDTALDRCEDEAARHIGALLDDAGAALLVAPWSNDLHSDHEAAGRAARSAARRSGVTLWSYPVWMWHWAHPQDPRVPWHRAAVLPLSPRALDRKKAALARFTSQLEPRGDHLPPVLPPQEIAHHTRNFETVIL